A single Clavibacter nebraskensis NCPPB 2581 DNA region contains:
- a CDS encoding serine hydrolase domain-containing protein encodes MSTAADALARLVEGIDRERLGAYGVVVRVGDDEVAHRWRSDDRENLYSVSKGVCALAVGIAVDEGILRLDTRVPELLPGLDLGPGVDEVTVEHLLTMTSGIDFAWFGDEPVPGSDLAQAMLGLPTRGPGRVFQYSDASSYVAMRMLAAAVGDVRDWLLPRLFEPLGIDNPQWHRCPLGFIVGGSGLELRTGELARIGRLLRDRGAGEGRQLVNAEWVDRMHGSWVDTGADPAAPFARYGLATWDGPGDAWRLDGRYGQYVLVDGSRDAVVTITAHEEERDHLLAELAAEAVTDPAQVVGRGVVTHLT; translated from the coding sequence ATGAGCACCGCCGCCGACGCCCTCGCCCGCCTCGTCGAGGGGATCGACCGCGAGCGGCTCGGCGCGTACGGCGTCGTCGTGCGGGTCGGCGACGACGAGGTCGCGCACCGCTGGCGCAGCGACGACCGCGAGAACCTGTACTCGGTGTCCAAGGGCGTGTGCGCGCTGGCCGTCGGCATCGCCGTGGACGAGGGGATCCTCCGGCTCGACACCCGCGTGCCGGAGCTGCTGCCCGGCCTCGACCTCGGCCCGGGCGTCGACGAGGTCACCGTCGAGCACCTCCTCACCATGACGAGCGGCATCGACTTCGCGTGGTTCGGCGACGAGCCCGTCCCCGGATCCGACCTCGCGCAGGCGATGCTCGGGCTCCCCACCCGCGGCCCCGGCCGCGTCTTCCAGTACAGCGACGCCAGCTCCTACGTCGCCATGCGGATGCTCGCGGCCGCGGTCGGCGACGTGCGCGACTGGCTCCTCCCGCGCCTCTTCGAGCCGCTCGGCATCGACAACCCGCAGTGGCACCGCTGCCCGCTCGGCTTCATCGTGGGCGGCAGCGGCCTGGAGCTGCGCACCGGCGAGCTCGCGCGCATCGGCCGCCTGCTGCGCGACCGCGGCGCGGGGGAGGGCCGGCAGCTCGTGAACGCGGAGTGGGTCGACCGGATGCACGGATCCTGGGTCGACACCGGCGCCGATCCTGCCGCCCCCTTCGCCCGCTACGGCCTCGCGACCTGGGACGGCCCCGGCGACGCCTGGCGCCTCGACGGCCGCTACGGCCAGTACGTGCTGGTCGACGGATCCCGCGACGCGGTCGTCACCATCACCGCCCACGAGGAGGAGCGGGACCACCTGCTCGCCGAGCTGGCCGCGGAGGCCGTCACGGATCCGGCGCAGGTGGTCGGTCGAGGGGTCGTCACTCATCTGACGTGA
- a CDS encoding AAA family ATPase, with translation MRDATDNPFSPGSDTVPEIWAGRTEQLSDWRDVVRPRLLRGLPERGRTVLGEPGLGKSSLVRRIAQTAAREGDWVTPQLRIPLGADPLKPVAAAVLELARAAGLPAVREKRIKDAIARVETVAAAGLSLTVRGGSAQSGPEPYTALTALLVEVGRAAMRHDRVALVHVDEVQNITDERTLSQLLIALGDAITHEEEVRIPGGAYVLRSLPIAVYLTGLPDFEDRAGAHKGATFARRFRTTVLTAIDDEDIRAALQDFVVPGWEVADGSGRTRRIRMDQDAVAAIVDLCRGEPFLFQLAGERAWYAGSGPTITRDEVHAGWRGAEREAAAHVERILERLPPRERAFIEAMAALPAEERTLTRIAKEMGRSRAAEVGTTAQRLDTVRGIIDRGTAYGFRHRAIEAHLTSAWPRIG, from the coding sequence ATGCGCGACGCGACCGACAACCCCTTCAGTCCCGGCTCGGACACCGTCCCGGAGATCTGGGCGGGCCGCACCGAGCAGCTCAGCGACTGGCGGGACGTCGTCCGCCCCCGCCTTCTCCGCGGGCTCCCCGAGCGCGGGCGCACCGTCCTCGGCGAACCCGGGCTCGGCAAGTCCTCCCTCGTGCGACGCATCGCGCAGACCGCCGCCCGCGAAGGCGACTGGGTCACGCCGCAACTCCGCATCCCCCTCGGCGCCGATCCGCTGAAGCCGGTCGCGGCCGCGGTGCTGGAGCTCGCGCGCGCTGCCGGTCTGCCCGCGGTGCGCGAGAAGCGCATCAAGGACGCCATCGCGCGGGTGGAGACGGTCGCGGCCGCCGGGCTCTCGCTCACCGTGCGCGGGGGATCCGCGCAGAGCGGCCCGGAGCCGTACACGGCGCTGACGGCACTGCTCGTCGAGGTCGGCCGCGCGGCCATGCGGCACGACCGGGTCGCCCTGGTCCACGTCGACGAGGTCCAGAACATCACGGACGAGCGGACGCTCTCGCAGCTGCTGATCGCGCTCGGCGACGCGATCACGCACGAGGAGGAGGTGAGGATCCCCGGCGGTGCGTACGTGCTCCGGTCCCTGCCGATCGCCGTCTACCTCACCGGCCTGCCGGACTTCGAGGACCGCGCTGGCGCCCACAAGGGCGCGACCTTCGCCCGGCGCTTCCGCACCACCGTGCTCACCGCGATCGACGACGAGGACATCCGCGCAGCGCTGCAGGACTTCGTCGTGCCGGGCTGGGAGGTCGCGGACGGCTCCGGCCGCACCCGCCGCATCCGCATGGACCAAGATGCCGTCGCCGCGATCGTGGACCTGTGCCGCGGGGAGCCGTTCCTCTTCCAGCTGGCTGGGGAGCGCGCCTGGTACGCGGGATCCGGGCCGACGATCACCCGGGACGAGGTGCACGCGGGCTGGCGCGGGGCGGAGCGCGAGGCGGCCGCGCACGTCGAGCGGATCCTCGAACGGCTGCCCCCGCGGGAGCGCGCCTTCATCGAGGCGATGGCCGCGCTGCCCGCCGAGGAGCGCACGCTCACCCGCATCGCGAAGGAGATGGGCCGGTCGAGGGCCGCGGAGGTCGGCACCACGGCGCAGCGCCTCGACACCGTGCGCGGCATCATCGACCGGGGCACGGCCTACGGCTTCCGGCACCGCGCGATCGAGGCGCACCTCACCAGTGCCTGGCCGCGCATCGGGTGA
- the arfA gene encoding arabinosylfuranosidase ArfA, giving the protein MTDARPAADARIAIDRNSVVAPVNRRTFGSFVEHLGRCVYDGIYEPGHPTATADGFRGDVVDLVKELGTSTIRYPGGNFVSGYRWEDGVGPRAERPKRLDLAWHSLETNEVGLDEFARWCELTGSELMMAVNLGTRGVLEALDILEYANHPGGTALSDQRIANGSPEPHGVKMWCLGNEMDGPWQVGHMTADDYGKLANRTAGAMKMVDPTLELVACGSSGSGMPTFGEWERTVLEHAYDNVDFISAHAYYQERKGDLGSFLASSLDMEYFIRTVVASADQVKYRRKSDKTINISFDEWNVWYLDEHQESGVITEGWPYAPHLLEDVYSVADAVVLGNLMITLLKHSDRVTSASLAQLVNVIAPIMTETGGGAWRQTTFFPFSVTSRLAQGEVLKPRIDVGTYETEVHGTAPLVDSVATFDEATGRAAVFLVNRSLSDALTIEVDVAGLAVSEVLQAVGIHDDDVYAKNTFEDRERVGLTENASATLADGTLTITLPPVSWTAVSLG; this is encoded by the coding sequence ATGACCGACGCCCGCCCCGCGGCCGACGCCCGCATCGCCATCGACCGCAACTCGGTCGTCGCCCCCGTCAACCGCCGCACCTTCGGCTCGTTCGTCGAGCACCTCGGCCGCTGCGTCTACGACGGCATCTACGAGCCCGGCCACCCCACCGCGACCGCGGACGGCTTCCGCGGCGACGTCGTCGACCTCGTCAAGGAGCTCGGCACCAGCACCATCCGCTACCCCGGCGGCAACTTCGTCTCCGGCTACCGCTGGGAGGACGGCGTCGGCCCGCGCGCCGAGCGCCCGAAGCGCCTCGACCTCGCCTGGCACTCGCTCGAGACCAACGAGGTCGGCCTCGACGAGTTCGCGCGCTGGTGCGAGCTCACCGGCAGCGAGCTGATGATGGCCGTCAACCTCGGCACGCGCGGCGTTCTCGAGGCCCTCGACATCCTCGAGTACGCCAACCACCCGGGCGGCACGGCCCTCTCCGACCAGCGCATCGCCAACGGATCCCCCGAGCCCCACGGCGTGAAGATGTGGTGCCTCGGCAACGAGATGGACGGCCCGTGGCAGGTCGGCCACATGACCGCCGACGACTACGGCAAGCTCGCGAACCGCACCGCCGGCGCCATGAAGATGGTGGATCCCACGCTCGAGCTCGTCGCGTGCGGCAGCAGCGGATCCGGCATGCCGACCTTCGGCGAGTGGGAGCGCACCGTGCTCGAGCACGCGTACGACAACGTCGACTTCATCTCGGCCCACGCCTACTACCAGGAGCGCAAGGGCGACCTCGGCAGCTTCCTCGCCTCCTCGCTCGACATGGAGTACTTCATCCGCACGGTCGTCGCGTCGGCCGACCAGGTCAAGTACCGCCGCAAGAGCGACAAGACCATCAACATCTCGTTCGACGAGTGGAACGTCTGGTACCTCGACGAGCACCAGGAGTCGGGCGTCATCACGGAGGGCTGGCCCTACGCGCCGCACCTGCTCGAGGATGTCTACTCGGTCGCGGACGCGGTCGTGCTCGGCAACCTCATGATCACGCTGCTCAAGCACAGCGACCGCGTCACCTCCGCCAGCCTCGCGCAGCTCGTGAACGTGATCGCGCCGATCATGACGGAGACCGGCGGCGGCGCCTGGCGCCAGACGACCTTCTTCCCGTTCTCGGTCACCAGCCGCCTCGCGCAGGGCGAGGTGCTGAAGCCGCGCATCGACGTCGGCACGTACGAGACCGAGGTGCACGGCACCGCGCCGCTCGTCGACTCCGTCGCGACCTTCGACGAGGCCACCGGCCGCGCCGCGGTCTTCCTCGTGAACCGCAGCCTCTCGGACGCGCTCACGATCGAGGTCGACGTCGCCGGGCTCGCCGTGTCCGAGGTGCTCCAGGCGGTCGGGATCCACGACGACGACGTCTACGCGAAGAACACCTTCGAGGACCGTGAGCGCGTGGGCCTGACGGAGAACGCGTCGGCGACGCTCGCCGACGGCACCCTCACGATCACGCTGCCGCCCGTGTCGTGGACGGCCGTGTCGCTCGGCTGA
- a CDS encoding GNAT family N-acetyltransferase — translation MSAEPRLFPAVPRLEGERVILRPFSPADIDAMGPVLADPDVIRLTGSAHTTTEVAEMAARTELDDRTRTWYATRAEQTDRLDLALIDRATDACVGEAVINDWSPEDRSANLRILIGPAGRDRGLGSEAVGLLVDHAFAATDLERVSLEVMDSNPRARRVYERAGFVEEGRLRGGFRFDGEPVDVIVMALLRSDPRG, via the coding sequence ATGAGCGCCGAGCCCCGCCTGTTCCCCGCCGTCCCGAGGCTCGAGGGCGAGCGCGTGATCCTCCGCCCCTTCTCCCCCGCCGACATCGACGCCATGGGCCCCGTGCTCGCCGACCCCGACGTGATCCGCCTCACCGGATCCGCGCACACGACCACCGAGGTCGCCGAGATGGCCGCGCGGACGGAGCTCGACGACCGCACGCGCACCTGGTACGCGACGCGCGCCGAGCAGACCGACCGCCTCGACCTCGCGCTCATCGACCGCGCGACGGACGCGTGCGTGGGCGAGGCCGTGATCAACGACTGGAGCCCCGAGGACCGGAGCGCGAACCTCCGCATCCTCATCGGCCCCGCCGGCCGCGATCGCGGGCTCGGCTCCGAGGCCGTCGGCCTGCTCGTCGACCACGCGTTCGCCGCGACCGACCTCGAGCGCGTCTCCCTCGAGGTCATGGACTCCAACCCCCGCGCCCGCCGCGTCTACGAGCGCGCGGGCTTCGTCGAGGAGGGACGCCTCCGCGGCGGCTTCCGCTTCGACGGCGAGCCGGTCGACGTGATCGTCATGGCGCTGCTGCGCTCGGATCCGCGGGGCTGA
- a CDS encoding Lsr2 dimerization domain-containing protein, with product MTDDVDPRDEATESVRFGIDGIVHEIDLDPAGARALRAALAPYVAAGRRTTVTITPIRDEPTRHAARPAGERAAARAWLEANGHTLGPGGRISATLMTLYRGRDGR from the coding sequence ATGACCGACGACGTGGATCCGCGCGACGAGGCGACCGAATCGGTGCGCTTCGGCATCGACGGCATCGTGCACGAGATCGACCTCGACCCCGCCGGCGCACGCGCCCTCCGCGCCGCGCTCGCGCCGTACGTCGCGGCCGGGCGGCGCACGACCGTGACGATCACGCCGATCCGCGACGAGCCCACGCGCCACGCGGCCCGCCCCGCCGGCGAGCGCGCCGCCGCCCGCGCCTGGCTCGAGGCGAACGGCCACACGCTCGGCCCGGGCGGCCGCATCTCGGCGACGCTCATGACGCTGTACCGGGGCCGCGACGGGCGCTGA
- a CDS encoding GTP-binding protein, whose translation MDPHANARPSVVRGGLAVALVSASDLAVASRVAAAAVGAPASAPPAVVEAPGGDSGDLGADLAEGLIADADDGRTGLAVVALEPAADPLEVALVLEHVVEARHPGSTPIGILEVVAVSSVAEIRDLLLDPSGADATPFDAAERLAGRLECASVVVLDDLDPDRPTPDARRAVALLAHLAPDARVVATADRASLAPAPLRIGRGRARGLAAGMGWQLALAGEAAPTTAGGMGVHVFRDPRPFHPGRLHQAVAHDLVPGPVGRIVRSRGLVRLATRPATVGSWATAGDVLSLDPTAMRSWDADSPAGQEIAFVGEHLDGALLDRILGACLLEPGELVAGPDAWHGYADPFPVWDTEHRH comes from the coding sequence ATGGATCCCCACGCGAACGCCCGCCCGTCCGTCGTCCGCGGCGGGCTGGCCGTCGCCCTCGTCTCGGCGAGCGACCTCGCGGTCGCGTCGCGCGTCGCCGCTGCCGCGGTCGGCGCACCCGCGTCGGCACCGCCCGCCGTGGTCGAGGCGCCGGGCGGCGACAGCGGCGACCTCGGCGCGGACCTCGCCGAGGGCCTCATCGCGGACGCCGACGATGGGCGCACCGGGCTCGCGGTCGTCGCGCTCGAGCCCGCCGCGGACCCGCTCGAGGTCGCGCTCGTGCTCGAGCACGTCGTCGAGGCGCGGCATCCCGGATCCACGCCCATCGGCATCCTCGAGGTGGTCGCGGTCTCCTCTGTCGCCGAGATCCGCGACCTGCTGCTCGACCCGAGCGGCGCCGACGCGACGCCGTTCGACGCGGCCGAGCGGCTGGCCGGGCGGCTCGAGTGCGCGAGCGTCGTGGTGCTCGACGACCTGGATCCCGACCGCCCCACCCCGGACGCCCGTCGCGCTGTCGCGCTGCTCGCGCACCTGGCCCCGGATGCCCGCGTGGTCGCCACGGCCGATCGGGCATCGCTCGCGCCGGCGCCCCTGCGCATCGGCCGGGGTCGCGCACGAGGGCTCGCCGCGGGCATGGGATGGCAGCTCGCGCTCGCGGGCGAGGCCGCGCCGACGACCGCCGGCGGCATGGGCGTGCACGTGTTCCGCGATCCCCGCCCGTTCCACCCCGGTCGCCTGCACCAGGCCGTCGCGCACGACCTCGTGCCCGGCCCCGTCGGCCGGATCGTCCGCTCCCGCGGGCTGGTGCGCCTCGCGACGCGGCCCGCGACCGTCGGCTCGTGGGCGACCGCCGGTGACGTGCTGAGCCTCGACCCGACCGCGATGCGCAGCTGGGACGCCGACTCGCCCGCCGGGCAGGAGATCGCGTTCGTGGGCGAGCACCTCGACGGCGCCCTGCTCGACCGGATCCTCGGCGCCTGCCTCCTGGAGCCCGGCGAGCTCGTGGCGGGGCCCGATGCGTGGCACGGCTACGCGGATCCGTTCCCCGTCTGGGACACCGAGCACCGGCACTGA
- a CDS encoding GNAT family N-acetyltransferase: MTMPEVRDDQTGTRMPQDAPLDIGFASASDAEELAALVLAAYREPSPEKQMTRDADLAHGDRTSVEEIRASMAEGIATFMVARDGDRIVACCEHRLLDAETALLGMMAVAPDARLSGIAKRLGRQTLGYLATVRGCARAEIHVFSEHTGMIARYQREGFVATGETRPVPAELSKVDGLHFVVLRLDLAAALRAR, encoded by the coding sequence ATGACCATGCCCGAGGTGAGGGATGACCAGACGGGGACGAGGATGCCGCAGGACGCGCCCCTCGACATCGGGTTCGCGAGCGCGTCCGACGCGGAGGAGCTCGCCGCGCTGGTGCTCGCCGCGTACCGGGAGCCCTCCCCGGAGAAGCAGATGACGCGGGACGCGGACCTGGCGCACGGCGACCGCACGAGCGTCGAGGAGATCCGCGCGTCGATGGCCGAGGGCATCGCGACGTTCATGGTCGCGCGGGACGGCGACCGCATCGTCGCCTGCTGTGAGCACCGCCTCCTCGACGCGGAGACGGCGCTCCTGGGCATGATGGCGGTCGCGCCGGATGCTCGGCTCTCGGGGATCGCGAAGCGCCTCGGACGGCAGACCCTGGGGTACCTGGCGACCGTGCGCGGGTGCGCGCGGGCCGAGATCCACGTCTTCTCCGAGCACACGGGGATGATCGCGCGGTACCAGCGCGAGGGCTTCGTCGCCACCGGCGAGACCCGGCCGGTCCCCGCGGAGCTCAGCAAGGTCGACGGGCTGCACTTCGTGGTGCTGCGGCTCGACCTCGCGGCGGCGCTGCGGGCGCGGTGA
- a CDS encoding glycosyltransferase yields the protein MTTVTGAPRGARMLFSFARGRGHLGPLLPLARAAAAAGHETALAGARSVIRDQTGFDHLHPRDVPTAPASSRGEGTGRLVPVSADTLLKDMAPYFLGPTGRDARDAVIEIATSWSADVVVCDGQDFGAMVAAERVGIPCVVVEVFATAPDGWIEQIRGPMQSFRAEVGLAPDHELAGIDGQLAVIPFPASFRPLRERRGQMTRMRPDAPEADRDHPAIAWLAAGDQEHRVYATLGTIFNRASGDLLPRIITALASLPVRALVTTGPDIDPAGFGVPGANVRLEPYVPQNGMLEVVDLVVSHGGSGTMTQSLAHGVPLLVLPLGADQLPNGERVRDLGAGAMLDARATPTEIAARIRGMLGDPAHRAAAAAVADEMRALPSPADVVERIEALLR from the coding sequence ATGACGACCGTGACCGGAGCCCCGCGCGGGGCGCGCATGCTCTTCTCCTTCGCCCGCGGGCGCGGTCACCTCGGCCCCCTGCTCCCGCTCGCGCGTGCGGCGGCCGCGGCGGGCCACGAGACCGCCCTCGCGGGAGCGCGATCGGTGATCCGCGACCAGACCGGCTTCGATCACCTGCATCCCCGGGATGTGCCGACCGCGCCCGCGTCGTCGCGGGGCGAGGGCACGGGCCGGCTGGTGCCGGTGTCCGCGGACACGCTCCTGAAGGACATGGCGCCGTACTTCCTCGGTCCTACCGGCCGCGACGCGCGCGACGCCGTCATCGAGATCGCCACCTCGTGGTCGGCCGACGTCGTCGTCTGCGACGGGCAGGACTTCGGGGCGATGGTCGCAGCCGAACGCGTCGGCATCCCCTGCGTCGTGGTCGAGGTGTTCGCGACCGCGCCCGACGGGTGGATCGAGCAGATCCGCGGGCCGATGCAGAGCTTCCGGGCCGAGGTCGGCCTCGCACCCGACCACGAGCTGGCCGGGATCGACGGGCAGCTCGCCGTGATCCCGTTCCCCGCCTCGTTCCGCCCCCTCCGGGAGCGCCGCGGCCAGATGACGCGGATGCGCCCGGACGCCCCGGAGGCGGACCGCGACCACCCCGCCATCGCCTGGCTCGCGGCGGGCGACCAGGAGCACCGCGTCTACGCGACCCTCGGCACGATCTTCAACCGGGCGTCCGGCGACCTGCTCCCGCGGATCATCACGGCGCTCGCCTCGCTCCCCGTGCGCGCGCTGGTCACGACGGGGCCCGACATCGACCCGGCCGGCTTCGGGGTGCCGGGCGCGAACGTGCGCCTCGAGCCGTATGTGCCGCAGAACGGCATGCTGGAGGTGGTCGACCTCGTCGTGTCGCACGGCGGATCCGGCACCATGACGCAGTCCCTGGCGCACGGCGTGCCCCTGCTCGTGCTCCCGCTGGGCGCCGACCAGCTCCCCAACGGCGAGCGCGTGCGGGACCTCGGCGCGGGCGCGATGCTCGACGCGCGGGCGACGCCGACGGAGATCGCGGCGCGGATCCGGGGCATGCTCGGCGATCCCGCCCACCGCGCGGCCGCCGCCGCCGTGGCCGACGAGATGCGTGCGCTGCCGTCGCCCGCCGACGTCGTGGAGCGGATCGAGGCGCTCCTGCGCTGA
- a CDS encoding NAD(P)/FAD-dependent oxidoreductase: MDITRGIDGRHEWDAVVVGGGVAGSSAALMLARARRSVLVVDAGQPRNAVAAHMHGVLGHDGKPPRQLVAEGRREIEGYGGVVVDGRVEGVAAVDDPAGPRFRVTLDGGAEVAARRVILATGLVDVLPEVPGLTAHWGAGVVVCPYCDGYEVRDRRIGVLATGPGSLHHVQMLRQWSADVTFLIAGGMADGQPLDFDDATRAGIDARGIRVEEAAVVRVLGERGALEGVELADGRILPLDSLFAMPGVAPRDGIARALGATTEDAPWGPFVAADPMGQTSVPGLLIAGNASSGSANVPVAMAAGTMAGAMANAGMVTEDVATAVAATATAAADQAPVASPAGRMSASSPAATSVSTSSPVSAS, translated from the coding sequence ATGGACATCACACGAGGCATCGATGGAAGGCACGAGTGGGACGCGGTCGTCGTCGGCGGCGGCGTGGCGGGATCGAGCGCGGCGCTCATGCTGGCGCGCGCCCGCAGGAGCGTGCTCGTCGTCGACGCGGGCCAGCCCCGCAACGCCGTCGCCGCGCACATGCACGGCGTGCTCGGCCACGACGGGAAGCCGCCGCGGCAGCTCGTCGCCGAGGGGCGGCGCGAGATCGAGGGCTACGGCGGCGTCGTGGTCGACGGGCGCGTCGAGGGGGTCGCCGCGGTGGACGACCCGGCGGGCCCGCGATTCCGCGTGACGCTCGACGGCGGCGCCGAGGTCGCGGCCCGCCGCGTGATCCTCGCGACCGGCCTCGTCGACGTCCTGCCCGAGGTCCCCGGCCTGACCGCGCACTGGGGCGCGGGCGTCGTCGTCTGCCCCTACTGCGACGGCTACGAGGTGCGCGACCGCCGCATCGGCGTGCTCGCGACCGGGCCCGGCAGCCTCCACCACGTGCAGATGCTGCGGCAGTGGTCGGCCGACGTCACGTTCCTCATCGCGGGCGGCATGGCGGACGGCCAGCCGCTCGACTTCGATGACGCGACCCGCGCCGGGATCGACGCCCGGGGGATCCGCGTGGAGGAGGCCGCGGTCGTCCGCGTGCTCGGCGAGCGCGGTGCGCTGGAGGGCGTGGAGCTCGCCGACGGCCGGATCCTGCCGCTCGACTCTCTCTTCGCGATGCCCGGCGTCGCGCCCCGCGACGGCATCGCCCGCGCGCTCGGCGCCACCACCGAGGACGCACCCTGGGGCCCGTTCGTGGCGGCGGATCCGATGGGCCAGACGAGCGTCCCGGGCCTCCTCATCGCGGGCAACGCGTCCAGCGGATCGGCGAACGTGCCGGTGGCCATGGCCGCGGGCACCATGGCGGGCGCGATGGCGAACGCCGGGATGGTGACGGAGGACGTCGCGACGGCGGTCGCTGCCACCGCGACCGCCGCCGCGGATCAGGCCCCCGTCGCCTCGCCCGCCGGCCGGATGTCCGCCAGCAGCCCCGCCGCCACGTCGGTCAGCACGAGCTCGCCCGTGTCGGCGTCGTAG
- a CDS encoding ABC transporter ATP-binding protein: MTTTTRTRTELITARDVSKSFPSADGTTLDVLEHVDLTLHEGEIVALLGKSGSGKSTLLRALAGLIAPTGGEVRYRGALLDGANPGTAMVFQSFALMPWLTVLQNVELGLLAAGVGEAERRERALAAIDSIGLDGFESAYPRELSGGMRQRVGFARALVLRPDVLLMDEPFSALDVLTSENLRGEIASLWAQPGFPTRSICIVTHNIEEAVLLADRVLVLGSNPGRVKAEVPITLPRPRDRRSPTFEAAVDALYAILTDRDERSTTVSATPGPLSHPLPQASVGGLAGLVEIVHAHDGQADLPDLADELSFELDDLLPLVDAGRMLGLLEVEGAQAFLTDDGRAWVTAGILRSKELFAHLAATGAPLVRTIVKALENSDDGALRDDFFRDLLRRGFTDADAQRQLDIAIDWGRYGELFDYDADTGELVLTDVAAGLLADIRPAGEATGA; this comes from the coding sequence ATGACCACCACCACCCGGACCCGCACCGAGCTCATCACCGCGCGCGACGTCTCGAAGTCCTTCCCGTCCGCGGACGGCACCACGCTCGACGTGCTGGAGCACGTCGACCTCACGCTGCACGAGGGCGAGATCGTCGCCCTCCTCGGCAAGTCGGGCTCGGGGAAGTCGACGCTGCTGCGCGCCCTCGCCGGCCTCATCGCCCCCACCGGCGGCGAGGTGCGGTACCGCGGCGCCCTGCTCGACGGCGCGAACCCCGGCACCGCGATGGTGTTCCAGTCGTTCGCGCTGATGCCCTGGCTCACGGTGCTGCAGAACGTGGAGCTCGGACTGCTCGCGGCCGGGGTCGGCGAGGCGGAGCGCCGCGAGCGCGCCCTCGCGGCCATCGACTCGATCGGACTGGACGGCTTCGAGTCCGCCTACCCACGGGAGCTGTCCGGCGGGATGCGCCAGCGCGTCGGCTTCGCCCGCGCGCTCGTGCTCCGCCCCGACGTGCTGCTGATGGACGAGCCCTTCTCCGCGCTCGACGTGCTCACGAGCGAGAACCTGCGCGGGGAGATCGCGTCGCTGTGGGCGCAGCCGGGCTTCCCGACCCGCAGCATCTGCATCGTCACCCACAACATCGAGGAGGCCGTGCTCCTCGCCGACCGGGTGCTCGTGCTCGGGTCGAACCCCGGCCGGGTGAAGGCCGAGGTCCCGATCACGCTGCCGCGCCCGCGCGACCGCAGGAGCCCCACCTTCGAGGCCGCGGTCGACGCCCTGTACGCGATCCTCACCGACCGCGACGAGCGGTCCACGACCGTCAGCGCGACGCCCGGGCCGCTCTCGCACCCGCTGCCCCAGGCCAGCGTGGGCGGCCTGGCCGGCCTGGTCGAGATCGTGCACGCGCACGACGGGCAGGCCGACCTGCCCGACCTCGCCGACGAGCTCTCGTTCGAGCTCGACGACCTCCTGCCCCTCGTCGACGCCGGGCGCATGCTCGGGCTCCTCGAGGTGGAGGGCGCGCAGGCGTTCCTCACGGACGACGGGCGCGCGTGGGTCACCGCCGGGATCCTGCGCAGCAAGGAGCTCTTCGCGCACCTGGCGGCGACGGGCGCACCGCTGGTGCGGACCATCGTCAAGGCCCTCGAGAACAGCGACGACGGCGCGCTCCGCGACGACTTCTTCCGCGACCTGCTCCGCCGCGGCTTCACGGACGCCGACGCGCAGCGGCAGCTGGACATCGCCATCGACTGGGGCCGCTACGGCGAGCTGTTCGACTACGACGCCGACACGGGCGAGCTCGTGCTGACCGACGTGGCGGCGGGGCTGCTGGCGGACATCCGGCCGGCGGGCGAGGCGACGGGGGCCTGA